From a region of the Synergistota bacterium genome:
- a CDS encoding phosphoenolpyruvate hydrolase family protein codes for PYVFDEEQAKKMAEAGADILVAHVGLTTSGTIGAAVALTLDEAIERVLSIAKAGKEVNPDIIVLCHGGPFDEPENVGKALLKMPGISGFFGASSIERLPTERAIKAQVEAFKSLKLA; via the coding sequence CCGTATGTATTTGATGAAGAGCAAGCTAAGAAGATGGCTGAAGCTGGTGCTGATATTCTCGTTGCCCATGTTGGGTTGACAACATCGGGAACCATCGGTGCTGCAGTTGCATTAACGCTCGATGAGGCCATAGAGAGGGTTTTAAGCATAGCCAAGGCGGGAAAGGAGGTTAACCCGGACATAATAGTTCTCTGTCATGGTGGTCCGTTTGATGAGCCAGAAAACGTGGGAAAGGCTCTTCTTAAGATGCCGGGTATTTCTGGATTCTTTGGTGCCTCGAGCATAGAAAGACTGCCAACCGAGAGGGCGATAAAGGCTCAGGTTGAGGCTTTTAAGTCTCTGAAACTGGCTTGA
- a CDS encoding ABC transporter ATP-binding protein produces MSLEVRNLSGKYGCKDVNLKAKRGKVLVLLGPNGAGKSTLLNLIAGFLKPESGTIVLSGKRIDKLPPTRRNVGYLPQNYNLLPHYTVRKNLLFPLECRKFPQRERKRRLNEWIERLKLSNLIERFPHELSGGERRRVALAQALIYDPEILLLDEPSSGLDLPYQKRLRTEIKRLKKELNIPILYVTHNLVEAEEISDKIAVMINGRIVQEGKLEEVISTPASNEISGFLGHPNIFYVEKCKRLNGPLYEIESDGIKIIIPAEQEPQKIIIYPWDIYLSKLPPPGPRVNRYKGKITDIREGRSGEIFVRIKIGK; encoded by the coding sequence ATGTCGCTTGAGGTTAGGAACTTAAGCGGGAAATATGGCTGCAAGGATGTCAACTTAAAAGCAAAAAGAGGAAAAGTACTCGTTCTGTTAGGTCCCAACGGGGCAGGTAAAAGTACGCTTCTTAACCTTATAGCCGGCTTCCTGAAACCCGAAAGCGGGACTATCGTTCTATCGGGGAAAAGGATAGATAAACTCCCACCCACAAGGAGAAATGTGGGATACCTGCCACAAAACTATAATCTGCTCCCACACTATACGGTTAGGAAAAATTTGCTTTTTCCTCTGGAATGCAGAAAATTTCCTCAGCGTGAAAGAAAAAGAAGACTCAATGAGTGGATCGAGAGATTGAAGCTATCCAATCTGATTGAGCGATTTCCACATGAACTAAGCGGAGGAGAAAGAAGAAGGGTTGCTCTTGCGCAAGCGCTCATCTATGATCCAGAAATTCTACTTCTTGACGAACCATCTTCTGGCTTAGATCTACCGTATCAGAAAAGGCTTCGCACGGAGATAAAGAGGCTTAAAAAGGAGCTTAATATCCCTATACTATATGTAACGCATAATCTGGTTGAAGCAGAGGAAATTTCCGACAAAATAGCGGTAATGATAAACGGCAGAATAGTTCAGGAAGGAAAATTAGAGGAGGTAATATCAACCCCTGCAAGCAATGAGATAAGCGGATTTCTTGGACACCCTAATATCTTCTATGTGGAAAAGTGCAAAAGGCTAAATGGCCCTCTATATGAGATTGAAAGCGATGGAATAAAGATCATCATCCCTGCAGAGCAAGAGCCTCAAAAGATTATAATCTATCCTTGGGATATCTATCTCTCAAAGCTTCCTCCCCCAGGACCAAGAGTAAACAGATACAAAGGTAAGATAACAGATATCCGGGAAGGCAGATCGGGAGAAATTTTTGTTAGAATAAAGATCGGCAAATGA
- a CDS encoding ABC transporter permease, with protein MLISWWILAEERILPPVLLPSPTKVAETLLSLINGGELGSALYHTLIKAMLGFITGSIIGIATGLMMGISETAYEMLSPMIGTLYSLPGIVMIPLFMIWMGLSDSMIIVVSGIASFLNVALSTATGIRAIPKELINSAKAMGAQNLTLLLRIYLPLSAGDIFTGLKLGIEHSWRLTIAGEMLIGASGLGNTLMEAEGLLRMDILFATAIVIGMMGWAFERIISRIERRFKKECRLRLGT; from the coding sequence TTGCTTATCTCATGGTGGATCTTAGCGGAAGAGAGAATCCTACCACCCGTTTTGCTTCCCTCTCCCACTAAGGTAGCAGAAACTCTCCTAAGCCTTATCAACGGAGGAGAGCTCGGTAGCGCTCTTTACCATACTTTAATAAAGGCGATGTTAGGCTTTATCACAGGAAGCATCATCGGTATAGCAACAGGATTGATGATGGGGATCAGCGAGACAGCCTATGAAATGCTCTCACCCATGATAGGCACTCTCTATTCACTACCAGGAATAGTTATGATTCCTCTTTTTATGATATGGATGGGACTAAGTGATTCAATGATCATCGTCGTATCTGGAATAGCGTCTTTTCTAAACGTCGCTTTAAGCACTGCTACAGGGATAAGGGCTATTCCGAAAGAGCTGATCAATTCCGCTAAAGCTATGGGAGCGCAAAATCTCACCCTCCTTTTAAGGATATATCTTCCGCTTTCCGCAGGTGATATATTCACAGGTTTAAAGCTTGGCATAGAGCACTCATGGAGGTTAACCATAGCAGGAGAAATGCTTATTGGAGCAAGCGGGCTTGGAAACACGCTTATGGAAGCGGAAGGACTCCTACGAATGGATATTCTCTTTGCCACCGCAATAGTTATCGGGATGATGGGATGGGCCTTTGAGCGCATAATATCCCGCATAGAAAGAAGGTTTAAAAAAGAATGTCGCTTGAGGTTAGGAACTTAA